In the Nitrospirota bacterium genome, GTCGTCCGTCCGCGAGGAACACGGTTTCCTCACCGAGCAGCTTCCTCAACCGATGCAACGTGGTATCGAACGCTTGCCGGGCTGCATCCCCGTCCGCCTCGGGCCAAAGCGCTTCGGTCAGTTCACTTTGGGCTACGTCCCGCCCACCATGCGCGATCAGGGCTTTGAGCAGCGCGAGCGGTTTGCCGTGTTGGCTGCGCCGGCCCATCGAGAGGGGTTGATCGCCCCACAGGATCGAGAACCGGCCCAAGGTGTAGACTTTGACTGGCCAGGGCCAGGCCTCGATCCCGCGCGCCGATGGTTCCGGCAGCAGATTCCGCTTGCGGATGAGATGGCGGACATAGTCCACCTCGATCCCGTGCTCCAGGGCGGTGGCGCAGAGCCGCGACATGACTGTGGGCCGCGAGAAAGGCTTGTTCACGTAACCCTGCTCGCGCCCGATCGCCATCGCTCGCCGCAGCGCGGCAAGCCCGCGCTCGGCCGCGTCCTTGTCCGGTTGTCGATCCAACTTCCGATCCGAGAGATCCAGGTCGATCTGCGCACGAGCTAGGCAGCACTGGTGTTCGAGGACCATGCTGTTCATAGCGGCCGCAAGGTCAACAACCTGTCCCAGATGCGAGGCGACATCCTCCAGGCGGCCTCGCTCCAGCAGCACCTGAACCAGCCCGAGTCGGCATTGCGCCTCACTGAAGGGCCCTCCCACTTGGCACGCAATCTCCGTCGCCTGCTTTGCACGCTGAAGCGCCTCCTGAAGATTCCCGACTAGTATGGCGTGCCAGCTCGCAAGGTGGTGGTAATGACTCGCTTCCAAATTGTTCCCGCTGCGCAGCGCGGCCCTCACTCTATCCAGGTATTCCGCTCCACGCTTCACGTCCCCCATGCAGAGCGAACCGTACACCCCCTGGGCCAAGGTCCAGCCGTCAAAGAGATGCGCGCCACTCTCTTCCGCCAGTTCTAGCGTTCTGTTCACGGTCCGAAGACAGGCCGACAAATCGGCCTTTACCAACCAATTGCGCGTCGCTTCCCACGTCGCCGCGATGATCTTGTTGATGGGCGCAGCGTGCGGCGACTCCGCCAGCATGAGGATCTCATCGGTCATCGCCTTACCGAATGCGTAGTCCCCGATGTAGGTGGCATAGTGGATTGCGGTCATGGCAACCCGGATGCGCAAGTTGATGTCCGTCACGTGCCGGGACGATTCCAGTGCGCGGTCGACCCAACGCCGCAGCCTTGGATGCTGCGGTTGGCGATGGAGCATGGCCATGGATGCGCTCGCCGCCACGCGGGCCTCAATATCCGGGGAGGGGAACTCTGGACTGGTCCTCATGCGCTGATCAAGCCACTCGATCCACGAGTCCAACCCGGTGATGGCTTGCATCGGGAGCCCAATCATGTCGACCGCCGCAGACCAGGCCAACCAGGTTCCCGCTGAATCGTCGGCGGCCTGAAACAACTCGAAGGCCCTTTCAAAAGAGCGAAGGCCTTCCCTCACCCCGTACGAGAACTGGCAGACCCCGAGCCAGTACAGCAACCACGGCTCGGCCCCGACTAAGTCCTTCGGCAATCGGTCGATCCACTCTTGCAGCGTGCGACTGCGGCCCTGTTCCACGAGAACTGGCGCCTGCGTGACGATGATCCGTTGCACCGCGGCCCAGTCACCCGCACCAGCGTACAGGTCCACCGCCTCCTCGAGGCGGCCGGATTCTTCGAGAAGCGTCGCGGCGCGCTGGCGAATCCGGCTCAACTCGACTGCGCTGAATCGCTCCCGCGCCTGAGAGAGGAGAAACTCTCGGAATAAATCGTGGTACCGGTAGATCCGGTCGGTTCCAGGACGTTCCTCGACAAAGTAGTTCGAGCGGCTGAAGTCCGCGAGGTTCTTCCCCACTTCTCTTGCGCCGGTCAGCCGTTCAGCGATCCCGAGTGTCATGGAGGGCAGGAACGCGGTCCGAAGCAGCATTTCCTGAACGCTCCGAGACAACTTCGCGAAGACCTCGCCGGCAAAGTAGTCGAAGACCGACGCAGACATGTTCTGGGCCGGAGATTGCGCATCGCTCGCGACCTTGATGTGTTGCAGCATCAAGACGACCCCGGCGGCCCAGCCGTCGGTTTTGGCTTGGATGCATTGCAT is a window encoding:
- a CDS encoding BTAD domain-containing putative transcriptional regulator, with translation MVRVRQHLGGLAKISPPVSAKVLQRPRLFRLLDRPGPRRVLWVNGPPGSGKTTLVSSYLAVRRRKAIWYHLDAGDADPASLFYYLGLAAKKAAPRVRRPLPLLTPDRLPGLPVFTRRYFEALTERLPRPSVVVFDNYHELPSDSVIHDVMREGLTQIPEGVVVILISRNAPPPSLAAFHANGQMQVLNWDALRLTPPETRALISLTAGKRFSNDAMQCIQAKTDGWAAGVVLMLQHIKVASDAQSPAQNMSASVFDYFAGEVFAKLSRSVQEMLLRTAFLPSMTLGIAERLTGAREVGKNLADFSRSNYFVEERPGTDRIYRYHDLFREFLLSQARERFSAVELSRIRQRAATLLEESGRLEEAVDLYAGAGDWAAVQRIIVTQAPVLVEQGRSRTLQEWIDRLPKDLVGAEPWLLYWLGVCQFSYGVREGLRSFERAFELFQAADDSAGTWLAWSAAVDMIGLPMQAITGLDSWIEWLDQRMRTSPEFPSPDIEARVAASASMAMLHRQPQHPRLRRWVDRALESSRHVTDINLRIRVAMTAIHYATYIGDYAFGKAMTDEILMLAESPHAAPINKIIAATWEATRNWLVKADLSACLRTVNRTLELAEESGAHLFDGWTLAQGVYGSLCMGDVKRGAEYLDRVRAALRSGNNLEASHYHHLASWHAILVGNLQEALQRAKQATEIACQVGGPFSEAQCRLGLVQVLLERGRLEDVASHLGQVVDLAAAMNSMVLEHQCCLARAQIDLDLSDRKLDRQPDKDAAERGLAALRRAMAIGREQGYVNKPFSRPTVMSRLCATALEHGIEVDYVRHLIRKRNLLPEPSARGIEAWPWPVKVYTLGRFSILWGDQPLSMGRRSQHGKPLALLKALIAHGGRDVAQSELTEALWPEADGDAARQAFDTTLHRLRKLLGEETVFLADGRLTLDPKRVWVDLWSVERLIRDLDSTLKQPSPDAETVCATAEKLFRLYAGPFLREESDEAWALSRREKVHGRLVALLSELGRCCERGKDWERAVTYYQRGIELDPLVEPFYQHLMLGYQTLGRRAEALATYRRCRETLHAQLQIPPSPATETIHQQIRGAVT